The following coding sequences lie in one Panicum virgatum strain AP13 chromosome 6N, P.virgatum_v5, whole genome shotgun sequence genomic window:
- the LOC120678064 gene encoding uncharacterized protein LOC120678064, with protein MDLIAVATATSGIAASIMPGGRTAHSRFKIPIKLSGNNMCSFTKQSGTAELLRKASLIIWDEVAMTKRQAVEALDRSLRDIMSCDMPFGGRLCCLVVTSDRLTHNMRAQADTWFEDYLLRIGNGTEEAFEGDYVWLPDDILIHNPLEDDSIYILIDQISREQKIFYRFDSVDDDSRNNYPLDFLNLITPNGLPPHELKV; from the exons CTACATCTGGTATAGCTGCTTCCATTATGCCGGGTGGGCGCACCGCACATTCTCGCTTCAAGATTCCAATAAAACTGAGTGGCAATAATATGTGTAGCTTTACAAAGCAGAGTGGCACAGCAGAGCTGCTTAGAAAGGCATCTCTAATAATATGGGATGAGGTTGCAATGACTAAGAGGCAAGCAGTTGAGGCTCTTGACAGGTCACTTAGGGATATAATGAGTTGTGATATGCCGTTTGGAGGGAGGTTATGTTGTTTGGTGGTGACTTCAGACAG GTTGACCCATAACATGCGAGCTCAGGCTGATACATGGTTTGAAGATTACTTATTGAGAATCGGTAACGGGACTGAGGAAGCATTTGAGGGTGACTACGTGTGGCTTCCTGATGACATTTTGATTCACAATCCTCTGGAGGATGATTCCATTTACATCCTTATTGATCAG ATTTCCAGGGAGCAGAAGATTTTCTATAGATTCGACTCTGTGGATGATGACTCACGTAATAATTATCCTCTTGATTTTCTCAACTTGATTACCCCTAATGGGCTGCCCCCTCATGAGTTGAAGGTTTAG
- the LOC120678572 gene encoding L-gulonolactone oxidase 2-like, whose product MVVQQGARTMHIVLLVLTILRLASSSPPPDPVWCSNGMSDCTITNAHGSFSDRGICRAANASYPHTEEELLAAVADAAAAKRKVKVATRYSHSLTPLACPGGRDGTVISTRWLNRTVRIDAEKQLLTVESGMVLRDLIRVAAAAGLALPNSPYWSGITVGGLLATGAHGSSLWGKGGAMHEYVVGLRIVTPAPASQGFAVVRELGADHPDLDAAKVSLGVLGVISQVTLALQPLFKRSVTLVPRDESDMVEQVALWGGLHEFGDIVWLPQDRKVIYREDNRVDVSTPGNGLFDFHFFCWSLPAHQIIAMGVEERRMEENGTDAARCSAGRRSAKFEEQGHGGIFTNDGISFTGYPVVGYQHRMQACSACIDSPEDGLETACFWDPRIRGPSFYNSAFSVALSRAPAFLADVQRLRDLDPTAFCVLHSSIGVSMRYVRASSAFLGKAEDSIAVDVLYYRSHTPGLPRAHADIVDELEQMALRKYGALPHWGKNRNFAFDGAIAKYPKASEFLKVKDRYDPHGIFSSEWSDRLLGIKGSPSMEKGCAIEGLCVCSDDSHCAPEKGYFCRPGKVYTDARVCRFDAPATRISDEL is encoded by the exons ATGGTTGTTCAGCAGGGAGCACGAACAATGCATATCGTCCTCCTCGTTCTTACCATACTCCGCCTCGCCAGCTCAAGCCCTCCGCCGGATCCGGTATGGTGCTCAAATGGCATGTCTGATTGCACCATCACCAACGCTCATGGCTCCTTCTCAGACCGCGGCATCTGCCGCGCGGCCAACGCCTCGTACCCACACAcggaggaggagctccttgcagcTGTGGCGGATGCGGCTGCGGCCAAGCGGAAGGTGAAGGTCGCCACCAGGTACTCTCACAGCTTGACGCCGCTGGCCTGTCCGGGCGGCCGCGACGGCACGGTCATCAGCACCCGGTGGCTGAACCGGACGGTGCGGATCGATGCCgagaagcagctcttgaccgtgGAGAGCGGTATGGTCCTGAGGGACCTGATCcgagtcgccgccgcggcggggctcgcccTGCCGAACTCGCCGTACTGGTCCGGCATCACCGTCGGCGGCCTCCTGGCAACAGGTGCGCACGGGAGCTCTCTGTGGGGCAAGGGCGGCGCCATGCACGAGTACGTGGTCGGGCTTAGGATCGTGACGCCGGCGCCAGCAAGCCAGGGTTTTGCCGTGGTTAGGGAGCTTGGAGCTGACCACCCGGATCTGGACGCGGCCAAGGTCTCCCTTGGTGTTCTTGGTGTCATATCTCAG GTCACTCTGGCGTTGCAGCCTCTGTTCAAACGGTCGGTCACGTTGGTGCCACGTGACGAATCGGACATGGTGGAGCAGGTCGCCCTGTGGGGCGGCCTCCACGAGTTCGGCGACATCGTATGGCTCCCGCAGGATCGCAAGGTCATCTACCGCGAGGACAACCGCGTCGACGTTTCGACCCCGGGCAACGGTCTTTTCGACTTCCACTTCTTTTGTTGGTCGCTACCAGCACACCAGATCATCGCCATGGGAGTTGAAG AGAGGCGCATGGAGGAGAACGGCACCGACGCCGCCCGGTGCTCGGCGGGGCGGCGTTCAGCCAAGTTCGAGGAGCAGGGGCACGGCGGCATCTTCACCAACGATGGCATCTCCTTCACGGGGTACCCAGTGGTGGGGTACCAGCACCGGATGCAGGCGTGCAGCGCGTGCATCGACAGCCCCGAGGACGGGCTCGAGACGGCCTGCTTCTGGGACCCGCGCATCCGGGGCCCTTCCTTCTACAACTCAGCCTTCAGCGTCGCGCTCTCCAGGGCGCCGGCGTTCCTCGCAGACGTGCAGAGGCTCCGAGACCTCGACCCGACCGCGTTCTGCGTGCTGCACAGCTCCATAGGCGTGTCCATGCGCTACGTCAGGgcctcctccgccttcctcgGCAAGGCGGAGGACTCCATCGCCGTCGACGTCCTCTACTATCGGAGCCACACGCCCGGCTTGCCCCGGGCGCACGCTGACATCGTCGACGAGCTCGAGCAGATGGCGCTGCGCAAGTATGGAGCCTTGCCACATTGGGGCAAGAACCGCAACTTCGCCTTCGACGGTGCGATCGCCAAATACCCCAAGGCCAGCGAGTTCCTTAAGGTCAAGGACAGGTACGACCCGCACGGGATCTTCTCCAGCGAATGGAGCGACCGGTTGCTGGGCATCAAGGGCAGCCCCAGCATGGAGAAGGGTTGCGCCATTGAAGGTCTCTGCGTCTGCTCCGATGACTCGCATTGTGCGCCGGAGAAGGGCTACTTCTGCCGGCCGGGAAAGGTGTACACGGATGCCAGGGTTTGCAGGTTCGACGCCCCTGCCACGCGGATTAGTGATGAGCTATGA